A single region of the Novosphingobium sp. SL115 genome encodes:
- the mscL gene encoding large conductance mechanosensitive channel protein MscL, producing the protein MFSEFKAFIARGNVLDLAVGVIIGAAFGKIVSSLTDDVIMPVIGAITGGIDFSQQFLIIGSVPADYKGEMTYAALKAAGVAMLGWGAFLTAVINFLILAFIIFLIVRQANRLLAKPAEEAPAAPAGPSEVELLAEIRDALKAKG; encoded by the coding sequence ATGTTTAGCGAATTCAAGGCGTTCATCGCGCGTGGCAATGTTCTGGACTTGGCGGTCGGTGTGATTATCGGCGCGGCCTTTGGCAAGATTGTTTCGTCGCTGACCGATGATGTCATCATGCCGGTGATTGGCGCGATTACGGGCGGGATCGATTTCAGTCAGCAGTTCCTGATTATTGGCTCCGTTCCGGCGGACTATAAGGGCGAGATGACCTATGCCGCGCTGAAGGCTGCGGGTGTGGCGATGCTGGGCTGGGGCGCGTTCCTGACGGCGGTCATCAACTTCCTCATTCTGGCTTTCATCATTTTCCTTATCGTGCGGCAGGCCAACAGGCTGCTGGCAAAGCCTGCTGAAGAAGCGCCGGCTGCGCCCGCCGGGCCGAGCGAAGTGGAACTGCTGGCCGAAATCCGCGATGCGCTGAAAGCCAAGGGCTAA
- a CDS encoding serine hydrolase domain-containing protein, producing the protein MKLANAETLGFDASRLGRIGAYLDENYIASGRLPGLDVLVARDGQAVYRHTSGKAREDGTPMATDTICRIASMTKPLTSVAFMMLVEEGKVALDDPVTKVIPEFASLGVYAGGGGEVDFFPARPAAMMRMVDLITHQSGLTYGIQNRTNVDAAYRKGRLDGHASLPGNDHFIAELAKLPLEFEPGQGWNYSVGTDVLGVIVSRLSGMSLGQFLKTRIFDPLGMVDTAFQCPDSKAHRLADAWAYKQGAAPELFDPAEKSGTRREPRFESGGGGLLSTTADYHRFCQMLVGGGAADGTRILSPKTIQLMTANHLPGGADLTQVSRALFSEAYNAGAGFGLGFGMTIDPARALVPGSAGEYYWGGIFSTAFFIDPVEKVHAVFMTQLYPSFIYPIRRQLKTLIYSALTDSRA; encoded by the coding sequence ATGAAACTGGCCAACGCTGAGACACTGGGCTTCGACGCTTCCCGGCTGGGCCGTATCGGCGCCTATCTCGACGAAAACTACATTGCCTCTGGCCGCCTGCCCGGCCTTGACGTGCTGGTCGCGCGTGATGGCCAAGCTGTCTATCGCCACACCAGCGGCAAGGCCCGCGAAGACGGCACGCCCATGGCCACCGACACGATCTGCCGCATCGCTTCGATGACCAAACCGCTCACCTCGGTCGCGTTCATGATGCTGGTCGAAGAAGGCAAAGTCGCGCTGGACGATCCGGTCACCAAGGTCATTCCCGAATTTGCCAGCCTTGGCGTCTATGCGGGCGGCGGCGGAGAGGTGGACTTCTTCCCCGCGCGGCCCGCCGCCATGATGCGCATGGTCGATCTGATTACCCACCAGTCTGGCCTGACGTATGGCATCCAGAACCGAACCAACGTGGACGCCGCCTATCGCAAGGGGCGGCTGGATGGCCATGCCAGCTTGCCCGGCAACGACCACTTCATTGCCGAACTGGCCAAGCTTCCGCTGGAGTTCGAACCGGGCCAGGGCTGGAACTATTCGGTGGGGACGGATGTGCTGGGCGTGATCGTATCGCGCCTTTCAGGGATGAGCCTTGGTCAATTCCTGAAGACCCGCATCTTTGACCCGCTCGGCATGGTCGACACCGCGTTCCAATGCCCTGACAGCAAGGCGCACCGGCTGGCCGATGCGTGGGCCTACAAGCAGGGCGCAGCTCCAGAACTGTTCGATCCCGCGGAAAAATCCGGCACCCGGCGCGAACCACGCTTCGAAAGCGGTGGCGGCGGGCTGCTGTCCACCACAGCGGACTATCACCGCTTTTGCCAGATGCTGGTGGGCGGCGGCGCGGCGGATGGGACGCGCATCCTGTCGCCCAAGACCATCCAGTTGATGACCGCCAATCACCTGCCCGGCGGCGCAGACCTGACGCAAGTGTCGCGCGCGCTGTTCAGCGAAGCCTATAACGCGGGCGCGGGCTTCGGCCTTGGCTTTGGCATGACCATCGACCCCGCCCGCGCGCTCGTGCCCGGATCGGCGGGCGAATATTACTGGGGCGGCATCTTTTCGACCGCGTTCTTCATCGACCCGGTGGAAAAGGTCCACGCGGTCTTCATGACCCAGCTCTACCCCTCATTCATCTACCCCATCCGGCGTCAGTTGAAGACGCTGATCTACAGCGCGCTGACCGACAGCCGCGCCTGA
- a CDS encoding MFS transporter, which produces MSANAPASGSQKPAFAAVTVLFFAWGFITSLIDPLVAAVKGIFTLTTLEAQLSAFAFFIAYGVMSFPAAAIIGRLRAVPAILLALATMTLACLVMLAAANMASYPLVLAGLFMLAAGITVLQVAANPLAAALGKPEGSHFRLTLSQTFNSFGTFLGPALGASLFLKGVEVADGQALTPEVRAAALAGIDRAYFWICGLLIVLFVFFFINRARISAAAPPAQPTGGIGALLAEAFASRWAVLGAGAIFVYVGAEVVLGTQMAFFLNSPSVWNISLEQAGKAVSFYWGGAMVGRAIGTVLLARFSAARLMMLFSVAAAASCAYIFAIGGVSAGYVALLIGLFNSIMFPVIFTLTLERSSAGEEATSGLLCTGIIGGALIPALAGAVTDAAGIFASFLVPLACYVLLVLFAASAAKAPILRRASSESVH; this is translated from the coding sequence GTGTCAGCAAACGCGCCCGCCAGTGGATCGCAGAAGCCGGCTTTTGCCGCAGTTACCGTGTTGTTCTTCGCGTGGGGGTTCATCACCTCGTTGATCGACCCGCTGGTGGCTGCCGTGAAGGGTATTTTCACCCTTACCACGCTTGAAGCGCAGCTTTCGGCCTTTGCCTTCTTCATCGCCTATGGCGTGATGAGCTTTCCCGCCGCCGCCATCATTGGCCGGTTGCGCGCGGTTCCGGCCATCCTGCTGGCGCTGGCCACGATGACGCTGGCCTGCCTTGTCATGCTGGCGGCAGCCAATATGGCATCCTATCCGCTGGTGCTGGCGGGTCTGTTCATGCTGGCCGCCGGAATCACCGTGCTGCAGGTGGCGGCAAACCCGCTGGCCGCCGCCTTGGGCAAGCCCGAAGGCAGCCACTTCCGCCTAACGCTTTCCCAAACCTTCAATTCGTTCGGCACATTCCTCGGCCCGGCATTGGGCGCTTCGCTCTTCCTCAAAGGCGTCGAAGTGGCTGATGGGCAAGCGCTGACCCCGGAAGTCCGCGCCGCCGCGCTGGCCGGGATCGACCGCGCCTATTTCTGGATCTGCGGGTTGCTGATCGTGCTCTTCGTGTTCTTCTTCATCAACCGCGCGCGCATTTCCGCCGCGGCCCCTCCTGCACAGCCGACCGGCGGCATCGGTGCCCTGCTGGCCGAAGCCTTTGCCTCGCGCTGGGCGGTTCTGGGCGCAGGCGCAATCTTCGTCTATGTCGGCGCCGAAGTGGTGCTGGGCACGCAGATGGCGTTCTTCCTTAACAGCCCCAGTGTCTGGAACATCAGCCTTGAACAGGCGGGCAAGGCCGTTTCGTTCTATTGGGGCGGCGCCATGGTGGGCCGCGCCATCGGCACCGTGCTGCTGGCCCGCTTCTCCGCTGCGCGCCTGATGATGCTGTTCTCGGTGGCTGCCGCTGCATCGTGTGCCTACATCTTCGCCATCGGCGGGGTTTCGGCAGGCTATGTCGCGCTGCTGATCGGCCTGTTCAATTCGATCATGTTCCCGGTCATCTTCACGCTCACGCTGGAGCGTTCGTCTGCTGGCGAAGAAGCGACATCCGGCTTGCTGTGCACCGGCATCATCGGCGGCGCGCTGATCCCGGCACTGGCCGGCGCGGTCACCGACGCTGCGGGCATCTTTGCCTCGTTCCTTGTGCCGCTGGCGTGTTACGTGCTGCTGGTCCTGTTCGCGGCGAGCGCAGCCAAGGCCCCCATCCTGCGCCGCGCCAGCAGCGAAAGCGTGCACTAA
- a CDS encoding TPM domain-containing protein — protein sequence MATLKMTAADHKIVSDAVAAAEAHSAGEIVTIVTPRSDSYRDVALIWSALVAFLALAALELGSGFYLPLVEHVLGLWAFEWTPRAVLGLALTTATLKFLSMYLLMRFTPLGLWLTPRRVRNARVRERALTCFRVGAESRTSGRTGVLIYVSLDEHHAEIIADAAIASKVAPETWGHAMKAMLDPLRAGQIAHGMAAAVAEVGTVLAQHFPRSDDDTNELPDRLIEV from the coding sequence ATGGCAACGCTCAAGATGACAGCCGCCGATCACAAGATCGTGTCCGATGCAGTGGCGGCGGCCGAAGCGCACAGCGCGGGAGAGATCGTCACCATCGTCACCCCTCGCTCGGATTCCTACCGGGATGTCGCGCTGATCTGGTCGGCGCTGGTCGCTTTCCTCGCCCTTGCGGCGCTGGAACTCGGATCAGGTTTCTATCTTCCGCTTGTCGAACACGTCCTTGGCCTGTGGGCGTTCGAATGGACGCCACGCGCCGTGCTGGGGCTTGCGCTTACCACTGCCACGCTCAAATTCCTCAGCATGTATCTGCTGATGCGTTTTACCCCGCTCGGCCTGTGGCTTACCCCGCGCCGGGTGCGCAATGCCCGCGTACGCGAACGTGCGCTCACCTGCTTTCGCGTTGGCGCGGAAAGCCGCACCAGCGGGCGAACCGGCGTGCTGATCTATGTCAGCCTTGATGAACACCACGCCGAAATCATCGCGGACGCTGCCATCGCTTCAAAAGTCGCTCCCGAAACATGGGGCCATGCGATGAAAGCCATGCTCGACCCGTTGCGTGCGGGCCAGATTGCGCACGGCATGGCCGCCGCCGTGGCCGAAGTGGGCACCGTGCTGGCCCAGCACTTCCCCCGCTCGGACGACGACACCAACGAACTGCCGGACAGGTTGATCGAAGTATGA
- a CDS encoding NUDIX hydrolase, translating into MSLEEEYRDHAEQVHWQGRFIIAKTRGRWEYVSRTRNIKAAVILAIEDGHVLLVEQFRVPLGRPCIELPAGLIGDEAGAENEDPATAAARELEEETGYRPARIESLGEFHSSPGMVTEAFTLFRAHDLEKVSEGGGVEGEGITVHRVALTEIDAFLSAKRAQGYAIDVRMLLLLSPRILG; encoded by the coding sequence ATGAGCCTTGAAGAAGAATACCGCGACCATGCCGAACAGGTGCATTGGCAGGGCCGTTTTATCATCGCCAAAACCCGCGGACGGTGGGAATATGTCAGCCGCACCCGCAACATCAAAGCCGCAGTCATTCTGGCGATTGAAGACGGCCACGTCCTGCTGGTCGAACAGTTCCGCGTACCGCTGGGCCGCCCCTGCATCGAACTGCCCGCCGGGCTGATCGGGGATGAAGCGGGCGCAGAGAACGAAGATCCTGCCACCGCTGCCGCGCGCGAACTGGAAGAGGAAACCGGCTACCGCCCCGCCCGCATCGAATCGCTGGGCGAGTTCCATTCCTCGCCCGGCATGGTGACAGAGGCCTTCACCCTGTTCCGCGCGCACGATCTTGAAAAAGTTTCCGAAGGCGGCGGCGTGGAAGGCGAAGGCATTACCGTCCACCGGGTTGCCCTTACGGAAATCGACGCTTTTCTGTCCGCCAAACGCGCGCAAGGCTACGCCATCGACGTGCGGATGCTGCTGTTGCTGTCTCCTCGCATCCTGGGCTGA
- a CDS encoding LemA family protein: MAVSRFSQIAFASVAALSVSACGINSVPTAEEEAKARWADVESSYQRRADLIPNLVATAKGAAASETTILTNVTNARAAATSINITTDDLSNPAEFEKFQNAQNQLTQALGQLRTVVENYPQLQSQARFSDLMVQLEGTENRINVARTRYNEAVQSYNTTIRTFPDAIGAKLIHGAKPMVPFKAAAGSETAPTVNFDMNAPAPAASGK; encoded by the coding sequence ATGGCCGTTTCCCGGTTCAGCCAGATTGCGTTCGCTTCCGTTGCCGCGCTCAGCGTTTCGGCCTGCGGAATCAATTCGGTTCCCACGGCAGAGGAAGAAGCCAAGGCCCGCTGGGCTGACGTGGAAAGCTCGTACCAGCGCCGCGCCGACCTGATCCCCAATCTGGTCGCCACGGCCAAGGGCGCCGCCGCATCTGAAACCACGATCCTGACCAACGTGACCAACGCCCGCGCTGCGGCCACGTCGATCAACATCACCACCGACGATCTGTCCAACCCTGCCGAGTTCGAGAAATTCCAGAACGCGCAGAACCAGTTGACGCAGGCGCTGGGCCAGCTTCGCACCGTGGTTGAAAACTATCCGCAACTGCAAAGCCAGGCGCGCTTTTCCGATCTGATGGTGCAGCTGGAAGGCACCGAAAACCGCATCAACGTGGCGCGCACGCGCTATAACGAAGCGGTACAGTCCTATAACACCACCATCCGCACCTTCCCCGATGCCATCGGCGCCAAGCTGATCCATGGGGCAAAGCCGATGGTGCCGTTCAAGGCTGCGGCAGGTTCGGAAACCGCGCCCACGGTCAACTTCGACATGAACGCCCCCGCTCCGGCAGCGTCGGGCAAGTAA
- a CDS encoding LysR family transcriptional regulator, whose protein sequence is MTNRWDGIDEVVAVADTGTFVGAAKRLGTSTSHVSRAVARLEQSLGAQFFHRTTRAVSMTDTGRTLADQFRRLIAERDEAIAMLDLQGEPQGQLRITCPTALGERFVAPIVRSFVQDYPKLSVDLDMSNRMVELVPEGFDLAIRTGTLPDSRLIRTQVATRGIVTCAAPSYIAARGRPETVDDLDSHECIPATSDVWRYRVDGEVRSIRPRGRWRCNNGAAVFDATIAGMGLCQLPEFYVSRAIADGVLVPVLEEFRPEDDPIWAVYPQRRHLLPKVQRLIDKLRRELPTALAAG, encoded by the coding sequence ATGACCAATCGCTGGGACGGGATCGATGAAGTGGTGGCGGTGGCTGATACCGGCACGTTCGTAGGGGCGGCCAAGCGGCTTGGCACGTCCACATCGCACGTCAGTCGTGCGGTGGCCCGGCTGGAACAAAGCCTTGGCGCGCAATTCTTCCACCGCACTACCCGCGCGGTCAGCATGACCGATACCGGTCGCACGCTGGCCGATCAGTTCCGCCGCCTGATTGCCGAGCGGGACGAAGCCATCGCCATGCTCGACCTGCAGGGCGAACCCCAAGGCCAGTTGCGCATCACCTGCCCCACCGCGCTGGGCGAACGCTTTGTCGCCCCTATCGTGCGCAGTTTCGTGCAGGATTATCCGAAACTGTCGGTCGACCTTGATATGTCGAACCGGATGGTCGAACTCGTGCCCGAAGGCTTCGACCTTGCCATCCGCACCGGCACGCTGCCCGACAGCAGACTGATCCGCACCCAGGTTGCCACGCGCGGCATCGTCACCTGCGCCGCGCCGTCGTATATCGCGGCACGGGGGCGGCCTGAAACGGTCGACGATCTGGACAGCCACGAATGCATCCCGGCCACGTCCGACGTGTGGCGATACCGCGTGGATGGCGAAGTGCGCTCCATCCGCCCGCGCGGGCGGTGGCGCTGCAACAATGGCGCGGCGGTGTTCGATGCAACCATCGCGGGCATGGGCCTATGCCAGTTGCCGGAATTCTATGTCAGCCGCGCCATTGCCGATGGCGTGCTGGTGCCGGTGCTGGAGGAATTCCGCCCTGAAGATGATCCGATCTGGGCCGTCTATCCGCAACGCCGCCACCTGCTGCCAAAAGTGCAACGGCTGATCGATAAATTGCGCCGCGAACTGCCCACTGCGCTTGCCGCAGGCTGA
- a CDS encoding SDR family oxidoreductase, whose amino-acid sequence MGRVQGKKALITGAAQGLGAAHAWMLAREGARVLLTDINGEGAHSTADAINAELGTGTAFAMRHDVTSADDWDAAIAHAAEKLGGLSVLVNNAGVGVRGNIETCTLEDWHRGFAINVDSVFLGCQKALPLLRESQPASIVNISSIAGLIASDTMPGYNASKAAVWMLTKSVALYCAKRGWDVRCNSVHPTFVDTPILDGISANANLEKDVVMGKLARQIPLGRVGVPDDIAAGVLYLASDESRFMTGAELKLDGGISAM is encoded by the coding sequence ATGGGCAGAGTTCAGGGCAAAAAGGCCCTCATCACCGGTGCGGCACAGGGCCTCGGCGCCGCTCATGCATGGATGCTCGCCCGCGAAGGCGCGCGCGTTCTGCTGACAGATATCAACGGCGAAGGCGCGCACAGCACCGCCGATGCCATCAACGCCGAACTGGGCACTGGCACTGCCTTTGCCATGCGCCATGACGTGACCAGCGCCGATGACTGGGACGCCGCCATTGCCCATGCTGCCGAAAAGCTGGGCGGCCTGTCTGTGCTGGTCAACAATGCGGGCGTGGGTGTGCGCGGCAATATCGAAACATGCACGCTGGAAGACTGGCATCGCGGCTTTGCCATCAATGTCGACAGCGTATTCCTCGGCTGTCAAAAGGCCCTGCCGCTGCTGCGGGAAAGCCAGCCAGCCTCCATCGTCAACATCAGTTCCATCGCCGGGCTGATCGCGTCCGATACCATGCCCGGCTACAACGCCAGCAAGGCTGCGGTGTGGATGCTGACCAAATCGGTCGCACTCTATTGCGCCAAGCGCGGCTGGGACGTGCGCTGCAATTCCGTCCACCCCACCTTCGTCGACACCCCCATCCTTGACGGCATCAGCGCCAACGCCAATCTGGAAAAGGACGTGGTCATGGGCAAACTCGCCCGCCAGATCCCGCTGGGCCGTGTGGGCGTGCCCGACGACATCGCCGCCGGCGTCCTCTACCTCGCCAGCGACGAAAGCCGCTTCATGACCGGCGCGGAACTGAAACTGGACGGCGGCATTTCCGCGATGTGA
- a CDS encoding TPM domain-containing protein — protein MNRPLRAFCHALAALFLLIAGTAAHAAMPARPTGPVLDQANIIPDADEAALTQRLSAYNAQTGRAIIVATVASLDDQDVDSYANTLFRNWGIGGKQTDQGLLFLIAPNERKVRIEVGYGLEQFLPDVLAGRIMSSAVTPRFKQGDYAGGINAGVEQILTQLNRDPAEAKAVAEAAAAAKRESGSDSSTFASAIFWIVLIVVMIVVFSRRKRGFVQRSSGIDPGIVLWGISEIARAASDNRHSGGWGGGGGGGSDWGGGFGGFGGGDSGGGGASGDW, from the coding sequence ATGAACCGCCCCCTGCGGGCCTTCTGTCATGCGCTGGCGGCGCTGTTTCTGCTGATTGCAGGAACGGCGGCGCACGCAGCCATGCCCGCGCGGCCCACCGGCCCGGTGCTGGATCAGGCCAACATCATCCCCGATGCCGATGAAGCCGCGCTGACCCAGCGTCTGTCGGCCTATAACGCGCAGACCGGGCGGGCGATCATCGTGGCCACCGTGGCATCGCTCGACGATCAGGACGTGGACAGTTACGCCAACACCCTGTTCCGCAACTGGGGCATTGGCGGCAAGCAGACCGATCAGGGCCTGCTGTTCTTGATCGCGCCGAATGAACGCAAAGTGCGGATCGAGGTCGGCTATGGCCTTGAACAGTTCCTGCCCGACGTTCTGGCTGGGCGCATCATGTCGTCCGCCGTGACGCCCCGTTTCAAGCAGGGCGATTACGCAGGAGGTATCAACGCCGGGGTCGAACAGATCCTGACCCAGCTTAACCGCGATCCGGCAGAGGCGAAGGCCGTCGCGGAAGCGGCGGCAGCGGCCAAACGCGAAAGCGGATCGGACAGCTCCACCTTTGCCAGCGCAATCTTCTGGATCGTGCTGATCGTGGTGATGATCGTCGTGTTCAGTCGCCGCAAACGTGGCTTTGTCCAGCGCAGCAGCGGCATCGACCCCGGCATCGTGCTGTGGGGCATCAGCGAAATCGCCCGTGCGGCATCGGACAACCGCCATTCCGGTGGTTGGGGTGGTGGCGGTGGCGGCGGCTCTGATTGGGGCGGCGGTTTTGGCGGCTTCGGCGGAGGTGACTCTGGCGGCGGCGGCGCTTCGGGGGACTGGTGA
- a CDS encoding N-succinylarginine dihydrolase: protein MPLVEINFDGLVGPSHNYAGLSLGNLASAGNAGDTSYPRAAALQGLAKMRHNLTLGLAQGLFAPLPRPNPAFLGALGLSIIDESDPAQRRLRAAAWSASAMWTANAATVSPAPDTVDGRCHLTAANLVTMPHRSQEWPDTVRQLRLAFANRTHFAVHNAVPTCFGDEGAANHMRMAAAHDAPGLELFVYGSNNGSIGGGTFPARQHEQASRAVARLHGLDPACCLFIEQAPEAIAAGAFHNDVVAVANERVLFTHEQAFADPEGTYAAIRARLPEAEIVVVPASAVSLTDAIRSYLFNAQLLTLPTGEMGLVIPTEAWEMPSVRGWLDAMLASNGPIRRVLPVDVRQSMANGGGPACLRLRVVADPATVDPRFLLDHARLDVLHAVVAAHWPEQIDPADLGRESLARSVIAARAALLDALDLGELG, encoded by the coding sequence ATGCCCCTCGTTGAAATCAACTTCGATGGCCTTGTCGGTCCCAGCCACAACTACGCAGGCCTCAGCCTTGGCAATCTTGCCTCTGCGGGTAATGCTGGAGACACCAGCTATCCTCGCGCCGCCGCGCTGCAAGGGCTGGCCAAGATGCGGCACAATCTGACGCTGGGGCTGGCGCAGGGCCTGTTCGCGCCACTGCCGCGCCCCAATCCCGCGTTTCTTGGCGCACTTGGCCTGTCCATCATCGACGAATCCGACCCCGCCCAGCGCCGTCTGCGCGCTGCCGCGTGGTCTGCCAGCGCGATGTGGACCGCCAATGCCGCCACGGTCAGTCCCGCGCCAGATACCGTAGACGGCCGTTGCCACCTCACCGCCGCCAACCTTGTCACCATGCCTCACCGGTCGCAGGAATGGCCCGATACCGTGCGCCAGTTGCGACTGGCCTTCGCCAACAGGACCCACTTCGCCGTCCACAATGCCGTGCCCACCTGCTTTGGCGATGAAGGCGCAGCCAACCACATGCGCATGGCCGCCGCCCACGATGCGCCGGGGCTGGAACTGTTCGTCTATGGCAGCAATAATGGCAGCATTGGCGGCGGCACCTTCCCCGCACGCCAGCATGAACAGGCCAGCCGCGCGGTTGCTCGACTGCACGGCCTTGATCCCGCCTGCTGCCTGTTCATCGAACAGGCGCCCGAAGCCATCGCGGCAGGCGCATTCCACAACGATGTCGTGGCCGTCGCCAATGAACGGGTGCTGTTCACCCACGAACAGGCCTTTGCCGATCCCGAAGGCACCTATGCCGCCATCCGCGCGCGCCTGCCCGAAGCCGAAATCGTGGTCGTGCCTGCCAGCGCGGTCAGCCTGACAGATGCGATCCGCAGCTATCTGTTCAATGCCCAGTTGCTGACTCTTCCGACCGGCGAAATGGGCCTCGTCATCCCTACAGAGGCATGGGAGATGCCGTCAGTTCGTGGCTGGCTGGATGCGATGCTGGCGTCCAACGGTCCCATCCGCCGGGTGCTGCCGGTGGATGTGCGCCAGTCGATGGCCAACGGCGGCGGCCCTGCCTGCCTGCGCCTGCGCGTTGTCGCTGATCCTGCCACTGTCGATCCCCGTTTCCTGCTGGACCATGCCCGGCTGGACGTGCTGCACGCCGTGGTTGCCGCGCACTGGCCCGAACAGATCGATCCTGCTGATCTTGGCCGGGAATCTCTGGCCCGCAGCGTGATTGCCGCCCGCGCGGCACTGCTGGATGCGCTTGATCTTGGGGAACTGGGCTGA
- a CDS encoding S-(hydroxymethyl)glutathione dehydrogenase/class III alcohol dehydrogenase gives MKTRAAVAFAPKQPLEIVELDLEGPKAGEVLVEIMATGVCHTDAYTLDGLDSEGLFPSVLGHEGAGIVREVGPGVTSVKPGDHVIPLYTPECRQCKSCLSGKTNLCTAIRATQGQGLMPDGTSRFSYKGQTIFHYMGCSTFSNFTVLPEIAVAKIREDAPFQSSCYIGCGVTTGVGAVINTAKVQVGDNVVIFGLGGIGLNVIQGARLAGAGKIIGVDINPDREEWGRKFGMTDFLNSRGLSREDTVAKIVAMTDGGADYTFDATGNTEVMRTALEACHRGWGTSIIIGVAEAGREISTRPFQLVTGRNWRGTAFGGAKGRTDVPKIVDMYMTGKIEIDPMITHVMGLEEINTAFDLMHAGKSIRSVVVF, from the coding sequence ATGAAGACCCGCGCCGCCGTCGCTTTCGCGCCGAAGCAGCCGCTCGAAATCGTGGAACTGGACCTTGAAGGTCCGAAGGCTGGCGAAGTGCTGGTCGAGATCATGGCGACCGGTGTATGCCACACCGACGCCTACACGCTCGACGGGCTGGACAGCGAAGGCCTGTTCCCCAGCGTGCTGGGCCACGAAGGCGCAGGCATCGTCCGCGAAGTGGGACCTGGGGTTACCTCGGTAAAGCCGGGCGACCATGTGATCCCGCTTTACACCCCTGAATGCCGCCAGTGCAAATCGTGCCTGTCAGGCAAGACCAACCTGTGCACGGCGATTCGCGCGACGCAGGGGCAGGGCCTGATGCCCGATGGCACCAGCCGCTTTTCCTATAAGGGGCAGACCATCTTTCATTACATGGGCTGCTCAACCTTCAGCAACTTTACCGTTCTGCCCGAAATCGCGGTTGCCAAGATCCGTGAAGACGCGCCGTTCCAGTCGAGCTGCTATATCGGCTGCGGCGTGACCACGGGCGTTGGCGCGGTCATCAACACCGCCAAGGTGCAGGTGGGTGACAATGTGGTGATCTTCGGTCTTGGCGGCATTGGCCTCAACGTCATTCAGGGTGCGCGTCTGGCAGGCGCGGGCAAGATCATCGGCGTCGATATCAACCCCGACCGTGAAGAATGGGGCCGCAAGTTCGGCATGACCGACTTCCTCAATTCCAGGGGCCTGAGCCGCGAAGACACCGTGGCCAAGATCGTGGCGATGACCGATGGTGGCGCGGATTATACCTTCGACGCCACCGGCAATACCGAAGTGATGCGCACCGCACTGGAAGCCTGCCATCGCGGATGGGGCACCAGCATCATTATCGGCGTGGCCGAAGCAGGTCGGGAAATCAGCACTCGCCCGTTCCAGCTTGTGACGGGCCGCAACTGGCGCGGCACCGCGTTCGGCGGAGCCAAGGGGCGGACCGACGTGCCGAAGATTGTCGACATGTACATGACCGGCAAGATCGAAATCGACCCGATGATTACCCACGTCATGGGCCTTGAAGAGATCAACACCGCGTTCGACCTGATGCATGCGGGCAAGTCGATTCGTTCGGTTGTGGTGTTCTGA
- a CDS encoding thioesterase family protein: protein MDRQTTAPAIGRIAADMPQEGGHFTLRGVDGWLQGRTMYGGASSFLAYAAACKALPDLPPLRSAQIGFIAPVGPDVDITVSVLRTGKSVTQVQTDLYSGSVLAHRGLWLFGSARPSNGAVAAPHAEGFLAVEDMEQLGSPEGLHFIRNLEIRRAEPKGGLAKGKVRRWVRLKDRDGLDPMGELVLLGDALPPGSIRAMERQGPISSINWTFTVLGDSPVTRDGWWLLETSSNHMAEGFSSETLRMWNADGTEVMRGLQSVAIFG, encoded by the coding sequence TTGGACCGGCAGACCACCGCGCCCGCAATTGGCCGTATTGCCGCCGATATGCCGCAAGAAGGGGGTCATTTCACCCTGCGCGGGGTGGACGGCTGGCTGCAAGGCCGCACGATGTATGGCGGCGCGTCCTCGTTTCTAGCCTATGCCGCCGCATGCAAGGCTTTGCCTGACCTGCCGCCGCTGCGTTCTGCACAGATCGGCTTTATCGCCCCTGTCGGCCCTGATGTGGACATCACGGTCAGCGTATTGCGCACCGGCAAGAGCGTGACGCAGGTCCAGACCGATCTCTATTCCGGCAGCGTGCTGGCCCATCGCGGGCTATGGCTGTTCGGCAGTGCCCGCCCTTCCAACGGGGCAGTCGCTGCTCCCCATGCCGAAGGATTTCTTGCTGTGGAAGACATGGAGCAACTCGGCTCACCCGAAGGCCTGCACTTTATCCGCAATCTGGAAATCCGCCGCGCTGAACCCAAAGGTGGTCTTGCCAAGGGTAAGGTCCGTCGCTGGGTGCGGCTAAAAGACCGTGACGGGCTGGATCCAATGGGCGAGTTGGTGCTGCTGGGCGATGCCCTGCCGCCGGGATCGATCCGCGCCATGGAACGGCAAGGCCCGATCAGTTCAATCAACTGGACCTTCACCGTGCTGGGTGATTCACCCGTCACGCGCGATGGCTGGTGGCTGCTCGAAACCAGTTCGAACCACATGGCTGAAGGGTTCAGCAGCGAAACCCTGCGCATGTGGAACGCTGATGGAACAGAAGTGATGCGCGGACTGCAAAGCGTCGCGATCTTTGGCTGA